Genomic DNA from Prunus persica cultivar Lovell chromosome G1, Prunus_persica_NCBIv2, whole genome shotgun sequence:
caGTGAAGGTGCAGGTGGAGGCCATGCTCCAGATATCATCAAAGTGTGTGGTGTTAAGAATGTCCTGCCCTCATCAACGAACCCCACGCGGCCTTTCACTTCCAATACTATAGATGAGCATCTTGATATGCTGGTATGAGAATCTAATGGAAGTATTGATACAGCATGCACTAAAGTTGTTTAGACTAgtgtttttcaaatttccaaTACATACAGATGGTTTGCCATCACCTGGACAAGGACATTCCAGAAGATGTAGCTTTTGCTGAATCAAGAATAAGGGCTGAAACAATTGCTGCAGAAGATATTTTGCATGATATGGGGGCAATTAGCATTATATCTTCTGATTCACAGGCTATGGGTCGGATTGGAGAGGTTCTTAATTTCTAAACTGAGATGCCTGTCTTCATATGTCTGTTTGTAATGCCTTTGTTGaaattgtaacaaaaaaaaaaagcctttaTTGAAATGAACTATAGAAGCTTCATCATTGTCACTCTTTACCAATCcatggattttaattttcatgtcTTCACTTAAAAGCCTGTGTTTCCAGCGTCTTATTTGTAGTAACCTTTTATCTATTCATTGCACACAGACATATGTAAGGCTTTGATTGTGTAAAAATCTTTCTTTACAGGTGATAAGCAGAACTTGGCAAACTGCTGACAAGATGAAGTCACAAAGAGGGTCGATAGAACCTAGGGGATCCGAAAATGACAACTTTCGGATCAAGCGATACATTGCAAAATATACAATAAATCCAGCAATAGTTAATGGATTTTCTCAATATGTTGGTTCAGTTGAGGTATGCCACTTTTAacagaaaaccaaaatcattCACTTCTAGCTTTTTTTGCCATTCATCCTTTCTTAACAGAACACTTAATAAGACAAATAAATAGAAGTTAACGAGTTGAGCtgcaaattttaatatatttgctGTAGATAAAACATTACATCTTCAGATGTGTATACATCATACATGGTTACTTGCATTTGGTGGATTCCATAAACACTATTATTGCCTCTAAGATAGTGGAATTCTCAGTTTTTCTCATGAACTTCATATATTTCTGTAGGTGGGGAAGTTGGCTGATCTTGTTCTATGGAAGCCATCTTTCTTTGGCGCAAAACCAGAAATGGTGGTCAAAGGTGGTGCTATTGCGTGGGCTAATATGGGTGATCCAAACGCAAGCATCCCCACACCTGAACCggtaaagtttatattttacaatGATTCTTATGTAAGGATGCATTTTCTATATCCAGCATTCTTATTTTCTCATATTACCTATTGATTAGAGATGCAAATTTCAGAATCTTGTCATCCTGCTCAGATCTCAATCTGCCTTGTCATGATAATTTTAAACTAGTGATGCTGGTGCTCACATGGGCAAACAACCATGCAAAAGCTGACCTGTATATCTTTACATGATTAGAGATTTATATTGAGTAGGGTTGGAAAGAAGCTTAGATTGGATTAGATATTTTTTGCTGGGTGGGGGATAATTTGggagatttttgttttgattactTTAAAAAACCTTACGTCTAAGCAGGTCATAGCGAGGCCTATGTTTGGTGCATTTGGCAAGGCTGGTAGTGCTAACTCCATTGCTTTTGTCAGCAAGGcatgaatctctctctctctctctctctctctctctctctctctctcgcacaCATGcacacactttttcatatgaGATTCATAAgcaaggctttttttttttttttggtttccctGTGCAAGCAGGCAGCTATAGATAATTGCGTTAAGGACTTGTATGGCCTTGACAAGACAGTCGCAGCCGTGGGCAACGTTAGGAAACTCAACAAACTGGACATGAAGCTCAACGACGCGCTGCCAAAGATAGAGGTTGATCCGGAGACATACACGGTGACAGCAGATGGCCAGGTTCTTACCTGCAGTCCAGCCACCACAGTACCCCTATCTCGGAACTACTTCATGTTTTAGGCGGATCCTCCATAGTTCATTCGAACCTCTACCACTTGTacattaaatttataatacaagtCCAATAAAACTCACATAAACACTGGTCCTTCCGTATTGTGTAAAACAGAACCTTCCTGACTTTGACAGATATATGGATCCTGCATGTGATCTTCTGAGAATCTGAGTGCATATATTTGGTTGAGCCTAAGAAAATAGCTAATCATATTCAAGTGGGTACTTGAGTTCTCTGTCTTCTTTCACATGTGAAgtgttcaaataaaaatatttaattttttattataaaaaaaacaaggcaATTTTGAGCTAAACAAAATTGACCCTCCCCAATTGGAAATTTGGCATGAAGAAGAATTAATGTTGGCCAGATCCAACAGTTGGTGAGGGCCGTGATACACATGATATTAATATATGTCATGCACGCAAGTAAATATCGAATAtctaaaatgtttttttatattattttttgtcttttcaaaaataaaatatgttatCAAATTAGATAATGAAAATGTAGGTTTTGTCTGGTTATCTTACGCGGGGATAAATCCAATAGAAAATCTCTCTTCTCGaatttataaaacaaacacGTGAACCAGAAGATCAATAGGttgattattattgttatttagtTAACAAAGAAGATCACCACCGCAGATTTGTGGTCGTTGATAAGCTAAAtgcatgttgtttttttttttaatattattagtattattattaatgtATCATGCACATGACAGCTGTGGAACATTAAACTATATTATCTATATTATAGTAAGATTacctatattatatttaattggaTGTACTTTTTTGTAATAATTTACACCTAAACCAAAAACCTTTTCCTAATGATGATTaatccttctcttttttttttctttttttttttttaattcattgtTTGGATCCATTCCAACTAACTGAACTTAAAGTTGAAAGCATATGATTTTATATGTGGATTCACAGATTACGCACTTCTTTtaatattagaaaaaaaaaatactacgAGTTTTATAAACTTTTTGGATGACACTCATAaacttttttggatgacataatgaaataaatagcTCACCAATTAGATATAATTTGCTGTGATATCTCATATCCAACCTCTTGGCAATTAATTCAGAAACCTATATtttgacaaccaaaaaaaaaaaaaaaaattggtaaacCCATATACTATAATTTAATCTCTAAATTACGAGAAGGGAGATTCAAATTCGGGTGCATAGTAGAGAGCTCATACACTCTAACCAACTTCACTAAATATGTTTGCATGGCATAAATTAATTGGCCTAAGAGGGTCAAATCAAGTGAACGGTTAGGTGACAAGTAATAATCAAAGTCCAAGTAAGCATAATTCTAATCAAACCAACTATGTGCCACGTGGCAACTTCACGTAGCTTTCCCACTATATTTTTAGAGAAATTTTGTCATCACATTTTCCATGCTTATTCATTTGGATGATTAGCTAAAGTTAATCTCagtttccctctctctcctccccacaaggtgagagagagagtaaactAGCAACGCCATAATATATCCCTAACCCTTCTTTATAATTGGAGCTTGACATCACGCGCCATCAACTGAGAGTGTCCATTGTTGTCTTCAACCTCATTTGAAAaacagagaggaaaaaaaggaaagaaagaaaccaaagGATGGAGTGGAAGACTGATGAAATGAAAGCTCAGAAAGTCCCATTCTTTTAGTGAGTGGCCACTCAAAAAAATCTCAGACAGATATGTTCTTCTTTAAAGCATCAAGATCAACCGCCAGAAAAAGCAGAAACGCCGTCGTTTAGCCGACACTAAGTTACACATATATCTTCCTCTCAtcacttttccttttcaaaaagTACTAAACTTCATCATCTGTGAGTGAAAAGTTgttaagagagagaaatgtaTGCAGTGAAACAGCCCACCACTGCTTCTCTCAAGTCAAACGTCGCCGTTGACCGGCGGGTTACCGGGTCCGGGACCTACATCAAGGTCCGAAAGGCCAGTGTACTCGGTTCCGGGTCAAGGGTCAATGGGCATGGATCAGTCAGAGCCGTGATCAGTGGTGGAGACAAAGCTGTGGAGGCTTCAACCCCAGTGCAGAGCAAAGACGGTACTGGGTCTTTggttccttcttcttctggaGGGATCCAAGTGAAGGCAGTGGTGACCAtcaggaagaagatgaaggagAAGATCACAGAGAAGATTGAGGATCAGTGGGAGTTCTTTGTTAATGGGATTGGACAGGGGATTATGATTCAGCTCATCAGTGAGCAAGTTGATCCTGGTTAGttagtttcttaattttacTTATTAGAAGGCTTTAACTTTTGTGCTTCTTTGTAGTTCACTTTATATGTTCTTTTCTGGGTAAGCAATAATTTTGTATGATTGtgcttctttttggtttttggtttcatGGGTGGATGAGTGTGCAAGATGTTTGTGCTAGATTGTCTGTTTCATACTTGCTCTGTTTTGGCGTTGTGTTTCCGAATCTGAGGCCCTGTGGTAATTAatctttgttgtttgttcTCACAGTTACCAATTCAGGAAAGAGTGTCCAATCTGCTGTGAGAGGGTGGCTGCCAAGGCCACTGCCTTCGGACTATGCACACATTGTTGAATATGCTGCCGACTTCACAGTCCCATCTGACTTTGGGTCTCCTGGAGCAATTCTTATTACCAATCTTCAGGGCAAAGAGTTCTACTTGTTGGAGATTGTCATTCATGGTTTTGATGGAGGCCCCGTTTTCTTCCCTGCAAACACTTGGATCCATTCGCGCAAGGACAATCCTGAAAGtagaattattttcaaaaatcaAGTACGAAAaccatatgcatatatatcttTATCTGATTATTGCTAAATTCTATCATGTTGCATGAATGATTTTTTGCCTACATTATCATGTATCATGTTGTTGTAAATAGGTATATCTGCCTTCACAAACGCCAGCAGGCCTTAGAGATCTTCGGCGCGAAGACTTACTCAGCATCCGGGGTAATGGGAAAGGCAGGAGGAAGGAACATGATAGAATTTATGACTACGATGTTTACAATGAATTGGGAAATCCTGATAAGGATCAAGAACTAGCTAGACCAGTCATTGGTGGAGAGGAGAGGCCTTATCCTAGGCGCTGTAGAACTGGCAGGCCTCCAACAAAGTCAGGTATGATGTTCTTTCTCTATACTAAATAGTGCAGTCCAATTTTCCTTATTACATTAACTTTATAGCATTGACATGTAATTGCTCTGCTTTGCATGGCATTCAAACAGATCCTCTTTCGGAGAGTAGAATTGAAAAGCCCCATCCAGTTTACGTGCCTCGGGATGAAACTTTTGAGGAAATTAAGCAAAACACTTTCTCAGCCGGAAGGTTGAAAGCTTTGCTTCACAATCTTCTACCATCTCTGGCTGCTACATTGTCAAGTTCAGACATCCCTTTCAAGGCCTTCTCTGATATAGATGACCTATATAATGATGGTGTCCTCATTAAAGAAGAGGAGCAAAAAGAAGGCAAGAAACTGTTTCTGGGTAGCATGGTGAAAGAGGTTCTCACAGTTGGAGAAAGGTGGTTGAAATACGAAATCCCGGCTGTTATAAAAAGTAAATCCACTTCTTCTCCCTCTATCCTTAAATATTTTCCCCTTGTCTTGTCTTTAATATCATTTCTTTCTCCTGTTGTTTAATTTGTGTGGTCAGGGGATAGATTTGCTTGGTTGCGGGACAATGAGTTTGCACGCCAAACTTTAGCTGGGGTCAATCCAGTGAacattgaaattttgaaggtaacaaacatacaaacaaaTTCTATGGTCAATTATTATGTACTTTTAAATGAAATGCCCGTTTGAAGTCCTTAATTTGGGTTATATTTCACAGGAATTTCCAATTATCAGCAAGCTAGATCCTGCCGTTTACGGTCCTCCAGAATCTGCTATCACAAAGGAATTGATAGAGCAGGAACTCAATGGGATAAGTGTAGAAAAGGTATTAATGTCTATATGCATTATGAGAAATGTTATGTGAATAAGGGTATTCCTTTCTTTCATTGTTCTCTAAACCGAACATTTTATCTTACCAGGCTATTGAGGATAAGAGACTGTTTATACTTGATTACCATGACATATTTATGCCGTTTATCGAGAAGATGAACTCGTTGCCGGGGAGAAAAGCTTATGCCTCTAGGACAGTCTTCTTCTTTACCCCTACTGGTATTATGAGGCCTATAGCTATTGAGCTTTCACTTCCACCAACAAGTTCATCCCCCCATAGTAAGCATGTTTACACACATGGGCATCATGCTACTACGCATTGGATTTGGAAGCTGGCCAAAGCTCATGTTTGCTCAAACGATGCCGGCATCCATCAACTAGTTAATCACTGGTAAAACACAAACAGATATGGATCTGCAAAGTTTACATTATGTCACATTTAAACAATTATTGACCATGTTAAACTAGGATGTCTTACACTTATAATCTGTTGGTAATTTGTGTTTACCTAGGTTGAGGACTCATGCTTGCATGGAGCCTTATATAATTGCGACTCATAGACAGCTTAGCTCAATGCACCCCATTTACAAGCTTCTTCACCCTCACTTGCGCTACACTTTAGAGATCAATGCACTTGCACGGCAAAGTTTAATAAATGGAGGAGGAATAATTGAAGCTTCTTTTAGTCCTGGAAAGTACGCCATGGAGGTAAGCTCTGCAGCGTACAAGAATGTGTGGAGGTTTGACATGGAGGCATTACCAGCCGATCTTATTCGAAGGTAAGGTTTTGATGAGTGTCATAGGGTCAGTGTAGCTGTGTTTTTATTTCCAGAATTTTTTGCCAGCCTTGGCAAGCAAGCAAATTGACCAAGTGGTTGATACTTGTGTTAACATTTTCAGAGGCATGGCTGTGCAAGATCCTTCAGCTCCTAGTGGCGTGAGACTTGTAATTGAGGACTATCCATATGCTGCGGACGGCCTCCTCATATGGTCTGCCATAAAAGAATGGGTAGAATCCTATGTGGAACACTACTACTCCGAGCCAAATTCTGTCACATCCGATGTTGAGCTCCAAGACTGGTGGAGTGAGATCAAGAATAAGGGTCACTACGACAAGCGGAACGAGCCATGGTGGCCTAAACTTAAAACCAAAGAGGACTTATCCGGTATACTTACAACAATGATTTGGGTCGCTTCAGGTCAACATGCAGCCATCAACTTTGGCCAGTACCCGTTTGGTGGTTATGTGCCAAACCGTCCTACCCTTATGAGAAAACTCATTCCACAAGAAGACGACCCTGATTATGAGAAATTTATTTCTAACCCCCAGCAAACTTTCCTGTCTTCCTTGGCAACTAAACTTCAAGCCACCAAGGTAATGGCTGTACAAGATACTCTCTCAACTCACTCCCCAGATGAAGAGTACTTGGGTCAGGTGAACCCTCTGCACTCCCATTGGATCAATGATcaggaaattttgaaaacgtTCAATAGGTTCTCTAATAGACTAAAGGAGATAGAGAAGATCATTGAGAAAAAGAACAGAGATAGCCATCTTAAAAATAGGAGTGGGGCAGGCATTCCGCCATACGAGTTGCTGCTTCCCTCGTCGGGCCCTGGGGTAACTGGCCGCGGAATCCCGAACAGTATTTCTATTTGATGGCTGTAGCTGGTTCAATGCTTTGGTCGGTATTAGCATCTTcataaacattcaaaatattgtGCAGTCTTAGGGTTTTTTTGGTCGGAGTGCAGTCGTAGTTTGTTTGTCAGACAAGTAGTAAAAGATCTGTGATCAATATAGTACTGTAGATGTGAATAAAGCTGCAGTCTTTATTATAGAGGGAGCATCCTGTCTTGTCATAGCCAATaatgaaaacagaaaactaccaaataaaatgaaaattttgagaaactaTGAAGCTTTTCTATTAGGCTAATATAATCTGTTGCTACGGCACTGAATAATAAATAGGCATGTATGCACACATACCTTGGAAATAATGAACAATCTTTGCTTGGTATCTAAATGTAACACCAGAAGAAAGAAACTGGAGTTTACAGCTTGGACAATGCAAGTTTGATTAATTCCTTCCTCATCACTTTACCCTGTGCACTCTTTGGTATTGAATTGATGAACGCTACTCGTCGTATTTTCTTATAAGGTGCAACCTAAAATTGACATAGAAAATTTTAGTAGCCCtaataatttcatgcaatatTGTGTGATCAAAATTGGTGAAATCATCCTTGTACGGTATGATCAGGTCGTGAGAATATCTGAATCACCTGTTTGGCAATAAAATCCTTGACCTGCGATTCGTCAACGAAACTTCCAGAGCTCCTCACCACAAAGGCCATGGGTACTTGACCTGCTTCTTCATCAG
This window encodes:
- the LOC18793349 gene encoding lipoxygenase 6, chloroplastic encodes the protein MYAVKQPTTASLKSNVAVDRRVTGSGTYIKVRKASVLGSGSRVNGHGSVRAVISGGDKAVEASTPVQSKDGTGSLVPSSSGGIQVKAVVTIRKKMKEKITEKIEDQWEFFVNGIGQGIMIQLISEQVDPVTNSGKSVQSAVRGWLPRPLPSDYAHIVEYAADFTVPSDFGSPGAILITNLQGKEFYLLEIVIHGFDGGPVFFPANTWIHSRKDNPESRIIFKNQVYLPSQTPAGLRDLRREDLLSIRGNGKGRRKEHDRIYDYDVYNELGNPDKDQELARPVIGGEERPYPRRCRTGRPPTKSDPLSESRIEKPHPVYVPRDETFEEIKQNTFSAGRLKALLHNLLPSLAATLSSSDIPFKAFSDIDDLYNDGVLIKEEEQKEGKKLFLGSMVKEVLTVGERWLKYEIPAVIKRDRFAWLRDNEFARQTLAGVNPVNIEILKEFPIISKLDPAVYGPPESAITKELIEQELNGISVEKAIEDKRLFILDYHDIFMPFIEKMNSLPGRKAYASRTVFFFTPTGIMRPIAIELSLPPTSSSPHSKHVYTHGHHATTHWIWKLAKAHVCSNDAGIHQLVNHWLRTHACMEPYIIATHRQLSSMHPIYKLLHPHLRYTLEINALARQSLINGGGIIEASFSPGKYAMEVSSAAYKNVWRFDMEALPADLIRRGMAVQDPSAPSGVRLVIEDYPYAADGLLIWSAIKEWVESYVEHYYSEPNSVTSDVELQDWWSEIKNKGHYDKRNEPWWPKLKTKEDLSGILTTMIWVASGQHAAINFGQYPFGGYVPNRPTLMRKLIPQEDDPDYEKFISNPQQTFLSSLATKLQATKVMAVQDTLSTHSPDEEYLGQVNPLHSHWINDQEILKTFNRFSNRLKEIEKIIEKKNRDSHLKNRSGAGIPPYELLLPSSGPGVTGRGIPNSISI